A single genomic interval of Papaver somniferum cultivar HN1 unplaced genomic scaffold, ASM357369v1 unplaced-scaffold_7, whole genome shotgun sequence harbors:
- the LOC113343905 gene encoding uncharacterized protein LOC113343905 gives MDREDLVSEANNYLLLVRGRSTDRIKKNGGYGKGRGRSKSRTRLQKDECAWCHDFGHWAKDCTKRKAREGYRDGTWVLDTRAKYHICPYRDCFSCFEELYREVRMGNNHTCRVIGIGSVRIKMHDDMVSELKEGIRHHNLYYLIRSTTIGDVSISEHIESATTEKTKLWHMRLAHPGEKSLHRLIQQDLLKGAITCKLAFSEHCVKGKKTRTSFVTTIHNTSGVLDYVYSYVWGPSKNASLGRKHCENKLDFRAVKLIFVGMKSGVKGFKIWNPIDKNIVMSRDVTFDEMSMLKSRGSRQVKNRSTSTSDPLHQVEIDETPPITVKSIYVQNTSEDTGSAREVTTEVPNDIDDINKEEHESLEDREVTVTESITTSKPRRSTMKPGWMNDYIAYALPVV, from the exons ATGGATCGTGAAGACCTTGTAAGTGAAGCTAATAATTACTTACTTCTTGTAAGAGGACGTTCAACAGACAGGATAAAGAAGAATGGTGGTTATGGTAAAGGTAGAGGACGTTCTAAGAGTAGAACGCGACTGCAGAAAGATGAGTGTGCTTGGTGCCATGACTTTGGTcattgggctaaggattgtaccaagcgtAAGGCAAGAGAAGGataccgag ATGGTACATGGGTATTAGATACTAGAGCAAAGTATCATATATGTCCATATCGGGACTGTTTCTCATGTTTTGAAGAGCTTTATAGAGAAGTACGTATGGGAAACAATCATACCTGCAGAGTGATTGGGATTGGTAGTGTTcgtatcaagatgcatgatgATATGGTTAGTGAGTTGAAGGAG ggcatACGCCATCATAACTTATACTATTTGATTAGGAGTACAACAATAGGGGATGTGTctatttctgaacacatcgagaGTGCAACTACCGAGAAGACAAAGTTATGGCACATgagacttgcacatccaggtgagaAGTCGTTGCATAGGTTGATTCAACAAGACTTGTTAAAAGGTGCAATCACCTGTAAGTTAGCATTTTCCGAACATTGTGTTAagggaaagaaaacaagaacaagctttgTCACAACTATCCACaatactagtggagttcttgactaTGTTTACTCATATGTTTGGGGtccttccaagaatgcatcattgggaaGGAAACATTG tgaaaacaagcttgatttCCGTGCTGTGAAACTAATCTTTGTGGGTATGAAGAGTGGAGTAAAAGGGTTCAAGATTTGGAATCCAATTGACAAGAATatagtcatgagtagagatgtcacatttgatgagatGTCTATGTTAAAGTCTCGGGGTTCTCGGCAGGTGAAGAATAGAAGCACCAGTACTAGTGATCCTTTGCATCAGGTGGAGATTGATGAAACTCCACCAATTACAGTTAAGTCTATATATGTTCAGAATACTTCTGAAGACACTGGGTCTGCAAGAGAGGTaactactgaagttccaaatgatatTGACGATATTAATAAAGAGGAACATGAGTCACTAGAAGATAGAGAAGTTACGGTCACGGAGTCCATAACAACCAGTAAACCAAGAAGATCAACCATGAagcctggttggatgaatgattacattgcttatgcattaccagttgtttAA